One Polynucleobacter necessarius genomic window, ATATTGATTTAGCAACGCTAGAAAAGTCGGGTGAAGGCAAAAATGAAGCTCTTTATCTCAAAGTGACTACTAAAGGTGCAGCGCTTGAGCAAACTGTTCAGGTAGCGCTGGAACTAACATTGAATAAGTTGCCTATTGCCAAAATGATGCACTACCAAGTGATACAAAAAAATGGTCAATTAGTGGATGTGCAATTTGCACGCCCTGCGCATCGAATCATCGCTTTACATGGCAAAACCGTTTTGAATATTACCGGTCTTGGAATCGCAGCCAGCAATCGAACAGAAGGCCATCGTTTCTTGGCTCCTGGCATAGTAACGATCTGTACTGCTGACCAATATGAGCACGACCTTCACAATAGGGCCAAGGTTATTCCAAGTTTTGAAAAGCGCCGAGCACAAATTGAAAACTCTCTATTAAAAGCAGCGGGAGACGATTTTGTGCTGATGCCAGATACCCTCTTGGATGAAGTGACTGCCCTCGTCGAGTGGCCCGCTATTTATGAATGTCAGTTTGATCCTAAGTTCTTAGAAGTACCTCAGGAATGCCTAATATTGACGATGAAAACTAATCAAAAATATTTTGCCCTCACCGATAAGCAGGGTAAATTGCGCAATCGCTTTTTAATTGTTTCCAATATTGAAACCCCTACTCCAGCAGCAATTATTTCCGGTAATGAACGCGTAGTGCGTCCTAGACTATCCGATGCTCGGTTTTTCTTCCAACAAGACAAAAAGCGACCGCTCGCATCTCGCGTTACAGATCTAGCCAAAGTGGTTTACCACAATCAACTTGGCAATCAACTCGACCGTACAAAGCGTGTACAAGCAATTGCGATTGGAGTTGCAAAACAACTCGTGGCAGATGAAAAATTAGCAGGTCGCGCCGCAGAAATCGCTAAGACCGATTTGCTGACTGATATGGTTGGCGAGTTTCCAGAGCTACAAGGCATCATGGGGACCTACTATGCCAATTACGATGGCGAAGATTCCGAAGTGGCTGCCGCATGTAGTGAGCACTATATGCCACGTTTTGCAGGCGATGCCCTTCCTAAAACATCGACCGGAACCATTCTTGCGATTGCAGACAAGTTAGAGACTTTAATTGGTATTTGGGGTGTAGGTTTAGCACCAACTGGCGATAAAGATCCCTATGCATTACGTCGTCATGCGCTAGGTATCTGCAGACTGCTGCTAGAAAAAAATCTTCCCCTTAGTCTTCCAGAGCTAATTGATCTCGCCAAAGCACAATTCCCTCAAAAAGAAGTGCAAGAGAAGGTAGTTACGACAGATATCTACGATTTCATTATTGATCGTATGAGGGCTTATTTACGCGATCAATCCATAGGTGGCAAACCCTTCACCACAGCTGAGATTGACGCAGTATTGAGCCAATCGCCATCCCATTTAAATGACTTAATTGACCGTTTAACCGCCCTGCGGGAATTTAATGCGCTGCCTGAAGCAGTGCAATTAGCGGCAGCTAATAAACGAATTAGCAATATTCTCAAGAAAAATACTGTAGCTATTCCGCCGGCCTGCTCAAACAAACTTTTGCAAATTCCAGCGGAAGTTGCTGTTTTCAAAACACTAGAGGAAGTTGGTCCAACCCTGAGTGCCGCTTATGACAAACGTCAATTTGTTGAATTTCTCAGGGCACTTGTCGCGCTAAGCGCTCCAATTGATCAGTTCTTTGCGGATGTCATGGTTATGGACCCCAATCCTGAACTACGTGATAACCGTTTGGCGCTTTTGCAACAACTCCATCAAAAAATGAATCTCATTGCTGATATCGGCAAATTGGCATGAGCGCTAGCTCCTCTAAGCTGATTATTTTTGATCGCGATGGCGTGATTAATGAAGATCGAGATGACTATGTAAAATCGGTGGATGAATGGATTCCACTTCCTGGCAGTCTAGAAGCGATAGCACTTCTCAATCAAGCAGGCTATCAAATTGCCATCGCCACGAATCAGTCTGGCCTTGCAAGAGGCTATTTCACCATCAACGATTTACATGCAATGCACAGCAAAATGGAGCGGCTGCTACAGCCCCTCGGCGGAAAAATCGATAGCATTTTCTTCTGTCCCCACACAGATGCTCATGCATGTGATTGCCGCAAGCCTGCGCCAGGCCTGATGAAAGAAATTGCACTGCGGTACAAAAAATTGAGCAGCACGCAACCTTTATTAGATGTCCCTATTGTGGGAGACTCTCTAAGGGATCTTGAGGCAGGGATAGCGCTTGGTGCCGCACCGCACTTAGTACTGACCGGGAAAGGTCAAAAGACCTTGGCGAAAGGCAACTTGCCTGAAGGAACACAAATTCATGCAGATCTCATGGCTTTTGCCATCTGGCTATTAAACAATCAAATCCAAAATTGATATGGTCTTGATACGATCCGCCCTATTTAGCTTATTTATCGTTATTTTCACGCCAATTTGGTCGGTATTGTGTATGGTTACCTTTCCATTTCTAAGCCCCGAAAATCGCTACAACTTCATTGGTACCTGGAACAAAGTAGTCATTTGGCTATTGTGGCATCTCTGTGGAATTCATTATGAGATTCGT contains:
- the gmhB gene encoding D-glycero-beta-D-manno-heptose 1,7-bisphosphate 7-phosphatase, whose amino-acid sequence is MSASSSKLIIFDRDGVINEDRDDYVKSVDEWIPLPGSLEAIALLNQAGYQIAIATNQSGLARGYFTINDLHAMHSKMERLLQPLGGKIDSIFFCPHTDAHACDCRKPAPGLMKEIALRYKKLSSTQPLLDVPIVGDSLRDLEAGIALGAAPHLVLTGKGQKTLAKGNLPEGTQIHADLMAFAIWLLNNQIQN
- the glyS gene encoding glycine--tRNA ligase subunit beta, which encodes MSQSPSTPQSDSLLIEIFTEELPPKSLRRLGDAFSEGIFTKLKDAKLTTTSSIATSFATPRRLSVLIGDVLSQAEDYPVREKLLPTSIAFDAEGKATPPLLKKLAALGYQDIDLATLEKSGEGKNEALYLKVTTKGAALEQTVQVALELTLNKLPIAKMMHYQVIQKNGQLVDVQFARPAHRIIALHGKTVLNITGLGIAASNRTEGHRFLAPGIVTICTADQYEHDLHNRAKVIPSFEKRRAQIENSLLKAAGDDFVLMPDTLLDEVTALVEWPAIYECQFDPKFLEVPQECLILTMKTNQKYFALTDKQGKLRNRFLIVSNIETPTPAAIISGNERVVRPRLSDARFFFQQDKKRPLASRVTDLAKVVYHNQLGNQLDRTKRVQAIAIGVAKQLVADEKLAGRAAEIAKTDLLTDMVGEFPELQGIMGTYYANYDGEDSEVAAACSEHYMPRFAGDALPKTSTGTILAIADKLETLIGIWGVGLAPTGDKDPYALRRHALGICRLLLEKNLPLSLPELIDLAKAQFPQKEVQEKVVTTDIYDFIIDRMRAYLRDQSIGGKPFTTAEIDAVLSQSPSHLNDLIDRLTALREFNALPEAVQLAAANKRISNILKKNTVAIPPACSNKLLQIPAEVAVFKTLEEVGPTLSAAYDKRQFVEFLRALVALSAPIDQFFADVMVMDPNPELRDNRLALLQQLHQKMNLIADIGKLA